Proteins encoded within one genomic window of Bradyrhizobium sp. AZCC 1719:
- the pncB gene encoding nicotinate phosphoribosyltransferase → MAVTDIASRTYNHGWRLDPIVRSLLDTDFYKLLMLQMIREFYPEQRVTFSVINRTRQVRLAEIVDEGELRAQLDHARTIRFTKKELIWLAGNTFYGKTQMFSPDFIHWLANFRLPEYELNKVDGQYELHFHGPWTHTTMWEIPALAIMNELRSRQATKGQGRFVLDVLYARAKAKLWSKVERLRKLEGLRLSDFGTRRRHGHLWQRWCVEAVKEGLGPSFTGTSNVLLAMDNDLEAIGTNAHELPMVAAALANSDEELRWAPYRILDQWRHTYGGNLLIALPDAFGTKTFLRDAPDWVADWTGFRPDSAPPITAGEDIIKWWKQKGREPKEKLLVFSDGMDVDSIEETYRHFAGRVRISFGWGTNLTNDFVGCAPDGSADLDPISLVCKVTSVDGRPAVKLSDNPEKATGTPSEIERYLRVFGNAGRVRTAVHV, encoded by the coding sequence ATGGCAGTTACCGATATTGCATCCCGGACCTATAACCATGGCTGGCGGCTCGACCCGATCGTGCGCAGCCTGCTCGATACCGATTTTTACAAGCTTTTGATGCTGCAGATGATCCGGGAATTTTACCCGGAACAGCGCGTCACCTTTTCGGTCATCAACCGCACCCGGCAGGTTCGCCTCGCCGAGATCGTCGATGAGGGCGAACTGCGCGCACAGCTCGACCACGCGCGCACCATCCGCTTCACCAAGAAGGAGCTGATCTGGCTCGCCGGTAACACGTTCTACGGCAAGACCCAGATGTTCTCGCCGGACTTCATCCACTGGCTCGCCAACTTCCGCCTGCCCGAATACGAGCTCAACAAGGTCGACGGCCAGTACGAGTTGCACTTCCACGGGCCGTGGACCCACACCACGATGTGGGAAATCCCGGCGCTTGCGATCATGAATGAGCTGCGCTCGCGGCAGGCGACCAAGGGTCAGGGACGCTTCGTGCTCGACGTGCTCTATGCCCGCGCCAAGGCCAAGCTGTGGTCCAAGGTCGAGCGGCTGCGCAAGCTCGAGGGCCTCCGGCTGTCGGACTTCGGCACGCGCCGGCGCCACGGCCATCTGTGGCAGCGCTGGTGCGTCGAGGCCGTCAAGGAGGGGCTCGGCCCCTCTTTCACCGGCACCTCCAACGTGTTGCTGGCGATGGACAACGATCTCGAAGCGATCGGCACCAATGCGCATGAATTGCCGATGGTCGCGGCCGCGCTTGCCAATTCCGACGAGGAGCTGCGCTGGGCGCCCTATCGCATCCTCGATCAGTGGCGACACACCTACGGCGGCAACCTCTTGATCGCCCTGCCCGACGCCTTCGGCACCAAAACATTCCTGCGCGATGCGCCGGACTGGGTCGCCGACTGGACCGGCTTCCGCCCGGACAGCGCGCCGCCGATCACGGCAGGCGAAGACATCATCAAGTGGTGGAAGCAGAAGGGCCGCGAGCCTAAGGAGAAGCTGCTGGTGTTCTCCGACGGCATGGATGTCGATTCGATCGAGGAGACCTATCGTCACTTCGCCGGACGCGTCCGCATCTCGTTCGGCTGGGGCACCAACCTCACCAATGATTTCGTCGGCTGCGCGCCGGACGGATCCGCCGATCTCGATCCGATCTCGCTGGTCTGCAAGGTAACGTCGGTCGATGGGCGGCCGGCGGTCAAGCTGTCGGATAATCCCGAGAAGGCCACCGGCACGCCGTCCGAGATCGAACGTTATTTGCGCGTGTTCGGCAACGCCGGCCGCGTCCGCACCGCCGTGCACGTCTGA
- a CDS encoding molybdopterin cofactor-binding domain-containing protein — protein MTVPDTVENRERLQGTLSVVRRASPVEAVEFETFIKVTADGSVTAYNGHVDLGTGIRTALGQIVAEELDVSFARVVVVLGDTALVPNQGATIASETIQITAVPLRKAAAQARQFLLARAAERLELSAEDLVIEDGLVRGKDNRSVSYGELIAGETIRLELADDVPVKSVDAYSIVGRSVPRVDLPAKATGELVYVHDMRVPGMLHGRVVRPPYAGVDVGDFIGNSLIAVDEGSVRDIPGLVAVVRIGDFVGVVAEREENAIKAAAQLKVSWKPVPTLPDLKDIATALRANPSTPRKLIDKGDVDAAIAGATKPMPRTYIWPYQMHASIGPSCAVADFQEDVTRVWSGTQNPHHLRTDLARLIHRREAEIEVIRLEAAGCYGRNCADDVSADAVLLSRAVGRPVRVQLTREQEHTWEPKGTAQLMDVNGGLNADGSVAGYDFATRYPSNGAPTLALLLTGAVPHTPAVFEMGDRTAIPPYDYENLRVVANDMPPIVRASWLRGVSALPNTFAHESWIDECASEAGVDPIEYRLRYLKDPRAIDLVNAVAERGGWKPRPVREEKQAEGDIVRGRGFAYALYVHSKFPGYGAAWSAWIADVAVNKATGDVSVTRVVAGQDSGLMINPDGVRHQIHGNVIQSTSRALMEEVSFDRSSVTAREWGAYPIIKFPEVPEIDVLMLPRQDQPPLGVGESASVPSAAAIANAIYDATGVRFRELPFTPERILQGLCGEEPAAAEALPAPASAPQPDLNRWHNPFAGRRGVFATAAALCAALVGIGAAVLPWRAIAPIARPDASVYSAATIARGEQLAALGDCAVCHTAANGVLNAGGRPLPTPFGTIYSTNITPDVETGIGAWSYPAFERAMREGIHRDGRHLYPAFPYPHFARTTDADMQALYAYLMAQSPVRAETPANALAFPFNLRPLMAGWNALFHTPAVFQPDPAKSEIWNRGAYLVEGLGHCGACHSPRNALGAEKANAYLAGGFAEGWEAPALTSLSQAPIPWNEDELYAYLRTGESRFHGVAAGPMAPVVKELAALPDADIRAMAVYLASFNETAIDRPAQQALAVRLEVSTGTRTLAASSVGARLYQGACAVCHEVGGAPLFGSRPSLALNSNLHSTVPDNLIQVILHGIAKPATTDLGYMPAFKDSLSDGQIAELVAYLRQQFAPDKPVWKDIPAAIGRIRQE, from the coding sequence ATGACGGTCCCTGACACGGTTGAGAATCGCGAGCGGTTGCAAGGCACGCTGTCCGTCGTGCGTCGGGCATCGCCGGTCGAGGCCGTCGAGTTCGAGACCTTCATCAAGGTCACGGCAGATGGATCGGTCACCGCCTATAACGGCCACGTCGATCTCGGCACCGGCATCCGCACCGCGCTCGGGCAGATCGTCGCCGAAGAGCTCGACGTATCCTTTGCCCGCGTTGTGGTCGTGCTCGGCGACACAGCTCTCGTTCCCAATCAGGGCGCGACGATTGCGAGCGAAACAATTCAGATTACGGCCGTACCGTTGCGCAAGGCTGCCGCGCAGGCGCGGCAGTTTCTGCTCGCGCGTGCCGCCGAGCGGCTGGAGCTTTCGGCCGAGGACCTCGTCATTGAAGACGGCCTCGTCCGCGGCAAGGACAATCGCAGCGTCAGTTACGGCGAACTGATTGCGGGCGAGACCATTCGCCTTGAACTCGCCGACGACGTTCCAGTGAAGTCCGTCGACGCCTATAGCATCGTTGGCCGATCGGTGCCGCGCGTCGATCTTCCGGCGAAGGCGACCGGTGAATTGGTCTACGTGCACGACATGCGCGTGCCCGGCATGCTGCATGGCCGCGTCGTTCGCCCGCCCTATGCCGGCGTCGATGTCGGCGACTTCATCGGTAACAGCCTGATCGCGGTCGACGAGGGCTCCGTGCGCGACATCCCCGGGCTTGTCGCGGTCGTTCGCATCGGCGACTTCGTCGGCGTCGTCGCCGAGCGCGAGGAGAATGCAATCAAGGCGGCGGCGCAGCTCAAGGTGAGCTGGAAGCCGGTGCCGACGCTGCCCGACCTCAAGGACATCGCGACCGCGCTGCGCGCCAATCCATCGACGCCACGCAAGCTGATCGACAAGGGTGACGTCGATGCGGCAATCGCCGGCGCCACCAAGCCGATGCCGCGAACCTACATCTGGCCCTACCAGATGCACGCTTCGATCGGCCCGTCCTGCGCGGTTGCGGATTTTCAGGAGGATGTGACGCGAGTCTGGTCCGGCACGCAGAACCCGCATCATCTGCGCACCGATCTGGCGCGGCTGATCCACCGGCGCGAAGCCGAGATCGAGGTGATCCGGCTGGAGGCCGCCGGCTGCTATGGCCGCAACTGCGCCGATGATGTTTCCGCCGACGCGGTGCTGCTGTCGCGCGCCGTCGGCCGGCCCGTCCGCGTGCAATTGACGCGCGAGCAGGAGCACACCTGGGAGCCGAAGGGCACCGCGCAATTGATGGATGTCAACGGCGGATTGAATGCCGATGGCAGCGTTGCCGGCTATGATTTTGCGACACGCTATCCATCGAACGGCGCTCCGACGCTTGCCCTGCTGCTGACCGGCGCCGTACCGCATACACCCGCTGTCTTCGAGATGGGCGATCGCACCGCGATCCCGCCCTATGATTACGAGAATCTGCGCGTGGTAGCGAATGACATGCCGCCGATCGTGCGCGCCTCCTGGCTGCGCGGCGTTTCGGCGCTGCCGAACACCTTTGCGCATGAATCCTGGATCGACGAATGCGCCAGCGAGGCTGGTGTTGATCCGATCGAGTACCGTCTGCGCTATTTGAAGGATCCGCGCGCGATCGATCTCGTCAATGCGGTGGCCGAACGCGGCGGCTGGAAACCGCGGCCGGTGCGCGAGGAGAAGCAGGCCGAAGGCGATATCGTGCGTGGGCGCGGCTTTGCCTATGCGCTCTATGTGCACAGCAAGTTTCCCGGCTATGGCGCAGCGTGGTCGGCGTGGATCGCCGACGTCGCGGTGAACAAGGCGACCGGCGATGTCAGCGTGACGCGGGTCGTGGCAGGCCAGGACTCCGGCCTGATGATCAATCCAGACGGCGTGCGCCACCAGATCCACGGCAACGTCATCCAGTCGACCAGCCGCGCGCTGATGGAGGAAGTGTCGTTCGATCGTAGCTCCGTGACGGCGCGCGAATGGGGCGCCTACCCCATCATCAAGTTTCCCGAGGTGCCTGAGATCGACGTGCTGATGCTGCCGCGACAGGATCAGCCGCCGCTCGGTGTCGGCGAGTCCGCCTCCGTCCCCAGCGCAGCCGCCATCGCCAACGCGATCTATGATGCGACCGGCGTGCGCTTTCGCGAATTGCCGTTCACCCCGGAACGCATCTTGCAGGGGCTGTGCGGCGAAGAGCCGGCGGCAGCCGAGGCGTTGCCTGCGCCAGCATCCGCGCCGCAGCCTGATCTCAATCGATGGCACAATCCGTTCGCCGGACGGCGCGGTGTGTTCGCCACCGCCGCAGCCCTGTGCGCGGCGTTGGTCGGCATCGGCGCCGCCGTGTTGCCGTGGCGAGCGATCGCGCCAATCGCGCGGCCCGACGCCTCGGTCTATTCGGCCGCGACCATCGCCCGCGGCGAGCAACTTGCCGCGCTCGGCGATTGTGCGGTGTGCCACACCGCTGCGAATGGCGTGCTCAACGCCGGCGGCCGGCCGCTGCCGACACCGTTCGGCACAATCTATTCGACCAACATCACGCCCGATGTCGAAACCGGAATCGGCGCATGGTCCTATCCCGCCTTCGAGCGCGCAATGCGCGAGGGCATCCATCGCGACGGGCGGCATCTCTATCCGGCATTCCCCTATCCGCATTTCGCCAGGACCACCGATGCCGACATGCAGGCGCTCTATGCCTATCTGATGGCGCAGTCGCCGGTGCGCGCGGAGACGCCGGCCAATGCGCTGGCATTCCCGTTCAACCTGCGCCCGCTGATGGCCGGATGGAATGCGCTGTTCCACACACCCGCCGTGTTCCAGCCAGATCCCGCAAAATCCGAGATCTGGAATCGCGGCGCTTATCTCGTCGAAGGCCTCGGCCATTGCGGCGCCTGCCATTCGCCGCGCAATGCGCTCGGCGCGGAGAAGGCGAACGCCTATCTCGCCGGCGGATTTGCGGAAGGTTGGGAAGCGCCGGCGCTGACCTCGTTGTCGCAGGCGCCGATCCCGTGGAACGAGGACGAACTGTACGCGTATTTGCGAACCGGCGAGTCGCGCTTTCACGGCGTCGCCGCGGGGCCAATGGCGCCGGTGGTGAAGGAACTCGCGGCGTTGCCTGATGCCGACATCCGCGCCATGGCGGTCTATCTCGCCTCGTTCAACGAGACCGCGATCGATCGCCCGGCGCAGCAAGCGCTTGCCGTCAGGCTCGAAGTCTCGACGGGCACGCGAACGCTTGCGGCCTCCAGCGTCGGCGCGCGGCTCTATCAGGGCGCCTGCGCGGTCTGCCATGAGGTCGGCGGCGCGCCGCTGTTCGGCAGCCGGCCATCGCTGGCGCTCAACAGCAATCTGCACAGCACCGTGCCCGACAATCTGATCCAGGTCATCCTGCACGGCATCGCCAAACCGGCGACGACCGACCTCGGCTATATGCCGGCCTTCAAGGACAGCCTGAGCGACGGCCAAATCGCTGAGCTGGTCGCCTATCTGAGGCAACAATTTGCCCCCGATAAGCCGGTCTGGAAGGATATTCCTGCTGCGATCGGCCGTATCCGGCAGGAATAG
- a CDS encoding (2Fe-2S)-binding protein, producing MRLTVNGKVHDVDAALDTALLYVLRNDLELNGPKYGCGLGECGACAVLIDGVAARSCVIPIEGCVGRDIVTLEGLGTREHPDPVQQAFISEQAAQCGYCLNGMIITTKALLLRSPHPSEDDVLEALRHHLCRCGAHVEIMRAAMRAAGRLVEAQTR from the coding sequence ATGCGCCTGACCGTCAACGGCAAGGTTCACGACGTTGACGCCGCGCTCGACACTGCATTGCTTTACGTGCTCCGCAACGACCTCGAACTGAACGGACCGAAATACGGCTGCGGGCTCGGCGAATGCGGCGCCTGCGCCGTGCTGATCGACGGCGTCGCCGCGCGTTCCTGCGTGATCCCGATCGAGGGCTGCGTCGGGCGCGACATCGTGACGCTCGAAGGCCTCGGCACGCGCGAGCATCCCGATCCCGTGCAGCAAGCGTTTATCAGCGAACAAGCGGCGCAATGCGGCTATTGCCTCAACGGCATGATCATTACCACCAAGGCGCTGTTGCTGCGCTCCCCTCACCCATCGGAAGACGACGTACTGGAAGCACTGCGCCATCATCTGTGCCGCTGCGGCGCGCATGTCGAAATCATGCGCGCGGCAATGCGCGCCGCAGGCCGTCTCGTTGAGGCGCAGACGCGATGA
- a CDS encoding 6-hydroxynicotinate reductase: MTDETVATGDKIRCDACPVMCYIKPGAAGACDRYANHNGELVRVDPHIVLERTVSHGGRLVPFQAGGDWDGKLVHEPNVFVTAIGAGTTYPDYKPAPFIVSSEIDGVDMVTVVTEGIFSYCGVKVKIDTDRYLGPETATVRAEGEAIGHVTTSEYGSQMLSLGGVHHLTGGSKKEGRVTCDALMDLSNCKPVELTIDGGATVVVQAGHPPIVNGVAEERMRVGCGSATIGMFAKQWHGKVDEVVVVDDHITGVLSEHQAGKLLDIPDTGIKMKGRRSTPGRYFQVADPGTGWGGTNISDPLSVLGPFNPKEARPGLTMLMVSTTGEHAAYYQLDEALRPIEKQMPADLQFSVERIQENCEPALCTVLFMGGAGGSLRAGVTDNPVRLTRSVKDALTRVTSGGAPVYVWPGGGITFMVDVTQMPAGAFGYVPTPALVAPIEFTLKLSDYAALGGHMDHVRPLASLRENSGFRPMPNMPGRRA, from the coding sequence ATGACTGACGAGACCGTTGCCACTGGCGACAAGATCCGCTGCGATGCCTGTCCGGTGATGTGCTACATCAAGCCGGGCGCGGCAGGTGCGTGCGATCGCTATGCCAACCATAATGGCGAGCTGGTGCGCGTCGATCCGCATATCGTGCTGGAGCGAACGGTGTCGCACGGCGGGCGGCTGGTGCCGTTTCAGGCCGGTGGCGACTGGGACGGCAAACTCGTCCACGAGCCCAACGTGTTCGTCACCGCGATCGGCGCCGGAACAACCTATCCCGATTACAAGCCGGCGCCCTTCATCGTGTCATCGGAGATCGACGGCGTCGACATGGTCACGGTCGTGACCGAAGGCATTTTCAGCTATTGCGGCGTCAAGGTGAAGATCGACACCGACCGTTATCTCGGCCCCGAGACGGCGACCGTCCGCGCGGAAGGCGAGGCGATCGGCCATGTGACGACCAGCGAATATGGCTCGCAGATGCTTTCGCTCGGCGGCGTGCATCATCTGACCGGCGGTTCCAAGAAGGAGGGCCGCGTTACCTGCGACGCGCTGATGGACCTTTCCAACTGCAAGCCGGTGGAACTGACGATCGACGGCGGCGCCACGGTGGTGGTGCAGGCCGGCCATCCGCCGATCGTCAACGGTGTTGCCGAAGAGCGCATGCGGGTAGGCTGCGGCTCGGCGACCATCGGCATGTTCGCCAAGCAATGGCACGGCAAGGTCGACGAAGTCGTAGTCGTGGACGACCACATCACCGGCGTGCTCTCGGAACACCAGGCTGGCAAGCTGCTCGATATTCCCGATACCGGGATCAAGATGAAGGGCCGGCGCTCGACGCCCGGCCGTTACTTCCAGGTCGCCGATCCCGGGACGGGGTGGGGCGGCACCAATATTTCCGACCCGCTGTCGGTGCTGGGACCGTTCAATCCGAAGGAGGCGCGGCCTGGGCTCACCATGCTGATGGTCTCGACCACTGGCGAGCACGCGGCCTATTACCAACTCGACGAGGCGTTGCGGCCGATCGAAAAGCAGATGCCGGCCGACCTCCAGTTCTCGGTCGAGCGCATCCAGGAAAATTGCGAGCCGGCGCTGTGCACGGTGCTGTTCATGGGCGGCGCCGGCGGCTCGCTGCGCGCCGGCGTTACCGACAATCCGGTGCGGCTGACGCGGTCGGTCAAGGACGCGCTGACGCGGGTCACCAGCGGCGGCGCGCCGGTCTATGTCTGGCCCGGCGGCGGCATCACCTTCATGGTCGACGTCACGCAAATGCCGGCCGGCGCGTTCGGCTATGTGCCGACGCCGGCGCTGGTGGCGCCGATCGAGTTCACGCTGAAACTGTCCGATTACGCGGCGCTCGGCGGCCACATGGATCATGTACGCCCGCTGGCATCGTTGCGGGAGAACAGCGGGTTCCGCCCGATGCCCAACATGCCGGGACGGCGCGCATGA
- a CDS encoding UPF0280 family protein: MKRLPQIALLPDGKRLHLQDGPIDLIIEAKGSEGNVRAAYEAAARRFTGLLDELCEELIELRKAADPARSALNGVVARRMHAAVAPFAGAHFITPMAAVAGSVAEEILGAMLGTARLDRAYVNNGGDIALHLTGGEQFMVGLMDRPNHRGVMQTITIEADDPARGIATSGRHGRSFSLGIADAVTVLARTAAQADAAATIIANAVDLPGHPAIIRCPANELQPDSDLGARLVTRDVGVLRESEIDDALRAGVSRAQQLLAAGLIEGAALRLLGETAVVGATGIKAGALPTFHGNAPERTAHV, encoded by the coding sequence ATGAAACGGCTCCCGCAAATCGCGCTTCTTCCTGACGGCAAGCGGCTGCATTTGCAGGACGGTCCGATCGACCTGATCATCGAGGCGAAGGGAAGTGAAGGCAACGTGCGCGCCGCTTATGAGGCCGCCGCGCGGCGCTTCACCGGCCTGCTCGATGAACTCTGCGAGGAGTTGATCGAACTTCGAAAAGCCGCCGATCCGGCGCGAAGCGCGCTGAACGGTGTCGTTGCGCGCCGCATGCATGCGGCGGTGGCGCCGTTTGCGGGCGCGCACTTCATCACGCCGATGGCGGCGGTGGCGGGCAGCGTCGCGGAGGAGATTCTTGGCGCGATGCTGGGCACGGCGCGGCTCGATCGTGCCTACGTCAACAATGGCGGCGACATCGCATTGCATTTGACCGGTGGCGAGCAGTTCATGGTGGGACTGATGGACCGACCGAACCATCGTGGCGTGATGCAAACCATCACTATCGAAGCCGATGATCCGGCACGCGGCATCGCGACCAGCGGGCGGCATGGCCGTAGTTTCTCGCTCGGGATTGCCGATGCCGTTACCGTGCTGGCTCGAACGGCGGCGCAAGCCGATGCCGCAGCGACCATCATCGCCAATGCTGTCGATCTGCCCGGTCATCCCGCCATCATCCGCTGTCCGGCCAATGAATTGCAGCCCGACAGCGACCTCGGCGCGCGCCTCGTCACCCGCGACGTCGGCGTGCTCCGGGAAAGCGAGATCGACGATGCGTTAAGGGCAGGGGTAAGCCGGGCACAACAATTGCTTGCGGCGGGATTGATCGAAGGTGCGGCCTTGCGTCTACTAGGCGAGACGGCCGTGGTGGGTGCAACAGGGATCAAGGCGGGCGCGTTGCCAACGTTTCATGGAAACGCACCAGAAAGAACAGCGCATGTTTGA
- a CDS encoding amino acid synthesis family protein, whose amino-acid sequence MSAIIRKIVTVVEETHLEMGQKIAPPTRRAAAIAVIDNPFAGRYVEDLSPLIEIGEELGELLSKRAVAALGIEGGKAHSYGKAAAVGENGELEHAAAILHPKMGAPVRKVLGKGAALIPSSKKRSGPGTTLDIPLGHKDAAFVRSHFDGMEVQINDAPRANEIMVAVAVTDSGRPLPRVGGLTVAEVKGEDGLR is encoded by the coding sequence ATGAGCGCGATTATTCGCAAGATTGTCACGGTGGTCGAGGAAACCCATCTTGAGATGGGACAGAAGATTGCACCGCCGACGCGGCGGGCCGCGGCGATCGCTGTGATCGACAATCCGTTTGCAGGCCGGTATGTCGAGGATCTCTCGCCCTTGATCGAAATCGGCGAGGAGCTTGGCGAATTGCTCTCGAAGAGAGCAGTTGCCGCGCTCGGCATTGAGGGCGGCAAGGCGCACAGCTACGGCAAAGCGGCTGCGGTCGGAGAAAACGGCGAACTCGAGCATGCGGCAGCGATCTTGCATCCCAAAATGGGCGCACCGGTGCGGAAAGTATTGGGCAAGGGCGCGGCGCTGATTCCGTCGTCGAAGAAACGAAGCGGCCCAGGGACGACGCTGGATATTCCGCTCGGCCACAAGGACGCGGCTTTCGTGCGCAGTCATTTCGACGGCATGGAAGTGCAGATCAACGATGCTCCCCGCGCCAACGAGATCATGGTCGCGGTCGCCGTCACCGATAGCGGCAGGCCATTGCCGCGTGTCGGCGGGCTGACGGTTGCGGAAGTCAAAGGCGAAGACGGCTTGAGATAA
- a CDS encoding ABC transporter substrate-binding protein: protein MRRRHLLGAGLAIAVAGMAGSAMAQSEIKEVKIGEINSYSLLPAFTEPYRKGWQLAVEEINAAGGINGKKLVVISKDDGGKPADAQTAANELVSSENVAMLAGTFLSNIGLAVSDFANQKKVFFLAAEPLTDAITWSKGNRYTFRLRPSNYMQAAMLVEEAAKLPAKRWATIAPNYEYGQSAVAVFKKLMSEKRPDIQWVDEQWPPQGKIDAGPVVQAVAAANPEAILNVTFGADLVKLVREGNTRGLFKGRSVVSFLTGEPEYLDPLKDETPEGWIVTGYPWYDIKTPDHDKFLKAYQAKYKDYPRLGSIVGYQTIKAAAAILAKANSTDPEKLIAATEGLSMPSPFGEITFRKIDHQSTLGAYVGKTALKDGKGVMVNSVYRKGADYLPSDAEVEKLRPKQ from the coding sequence ATGCGACGGAGACATTTGCTGGGAGCAGGATTGGCGATCGCGGTCGCCGGCATGGCTGGCAGCGCCATGGCGCAGAGCGAGATCAAGGAAGTCAAGATCGGCGAGATCAACAGCTATTCGCTGTTGCCGGCCTTCACCGAACCCTACCGCAAGGGCTGGCAGCTCGCAGTCGAGGAAATCAATGCCGCGGGCGGCATCAACGGCAAGAAGCTGGTCGTCATTTCCAAGGACGACGGCGGCAAGCCGGCGGATGCGCAGACCGCAGCCAACGAGCTGGTCTCGAGCGAGAACGTCGCGATGCTGGCCGGCACGTTCCTGTCCAACATTGGTCTCGCCGTCTCCGACTTCGCCAACCAGAAGAAGGTGTTCTTCCTCGCGGCAGAACCTTTGACCGACGCCATCACCTGGTCGAAGGGCAACCGCTACACCTTCCGCCTGCGTCCCTCCAACTACATGCAGGCCGCGATGCTGGTGGAGGAAGCCGCCAAGCTGCCGGCCAAGCGCTGGGCGACGATTGCGCCGAACTATGAATACGGCCAGTCGGCGGTCGCGGTGTTCAAGAAGCTGATGTCGGAGAAGCGGCCCGATATCCAGTGGGTCGACGAGCAGTGGCCGCCGCAGGGCAAGATCGATGCAGGTCCGGTGGTGCAGGCGGTCGCCGCGGCCAATCCCGAGGCGATCCTCAACGTCACCTTTGGCGCCGACCTGGTGAAGCTCGTGCGCGAAGGCAATACCCGCGGCCTGTTCAAGGGACGTTCGGTAGTGTCCTTCCTCACCGGCGAGCCGGAATATCTCGATCCGCTGAAGGATGAGACGCCGGAGGGTTGGATCGTCACGGGCTATCCCTGGTACGACATCAAGACGCCGGATCACGACAAGTTCCTGAAAGCCTATCAGGCCAAGTACAAGGACTATCCGCGCCTCGGCTCGATCGTCGGTTACCAGACCATCAAGGCGGCAGCGGCGATCCTTGCGAAAGCCAATTCAACCGATCCGGAGAAGCTGATCGCCGCGACCGAAGGCCTGTCGATGCCGTCCCCGTTCGGCGAAATCACCTTCCGCAAGATCGATCACCAGTCGACGCTCGGGGCCTATGTCGGCAAGACCGCGCTGAAGGACGGCAAGGGCGTGATGGTGAACTCGGTCTATCGCAAGGGCGCGGATTATCTCCCGAGCGATGCGGAAGTGGAGAAGCTCCGCCCGAAGCAGTGA